From Macrobrachium rosenbergii isolate ZJJX-2024 chromosome 22, ASM4041242v1, whole genome shotgun sequence, the proteins below share one genomic window:
- the LOC136850438 gene encoding KRAB-A domain-containing protein 2-like yields MLKKNSDSKSLILTKIEYYNLIEELRVASSAKNKSNRQYYILGRYEVLQCGGVEKLIKKRKDEIQELVYFVHVEDMFETIKRAHIATGHGGRDKMVKELSKYANITRDYRTVQIFVCSVSKETEEMCDKGVTVKPILSKDYGSRSQVDLVDMQSCAKGKYKWIMVYQDHLTKYCILRPLTSKRGAEVAFQLMDIFLMLGPSNSSE; encoded by the coding sequence ATGTTGAAGAAGAACTCTGATTCAAAGTCATTAATACTAACTAAAATTGAGTACTACAATCTGATAGAGGAACTCAGAGTTGCATCAAGtgcaaaaaacaaatcaaatcgGCAGTATTACATCCTTGGACGTTACGAAGTTCTTCAGTGTGGTGGtgttgaaaagttaataaaaaaacggAAGGATGAAATTCAagaacttgtttattttgtacacgTTGAGGATATGTTTGAAACAATAAAACGTGCTCACATTGCTACGGGACATGGCGGAAGAGACAAAATGGTCAAAGAGCTGTCAAAATATGCGAACATAACTAGAGACTATAGAACTGTTCAAATCTTTGTGTGTTCAGTGTCAAAAGAAACGGAAGAGATGTGCGACAAAGGAGTAACTGTCAAACCGATTTTATCTAAGGATTACGGTTCACGATCTCAGGTGGACCTTGTTGACATGCAGTCTTGCGCCAAAGGAAAGTATAAGTGGATAATGGTGTACCAAGATCATCTAACAAAGTATTGCATATTGCGCCCCTTAACTTCAAAAAGAGGCGCTGAGGTTGCATTCCAGCTAAtggacatatttttaatgttgggCCCCTCAAATTCTTCAGAGTGA